DNA sequence from the Bradyrhizobium sp. CIAT3101 genome:
GCCTGACGGCCACGCCTTCGAAGCGGCCGCGCGTACGACCGCGCCACCGCCGTTTCGTGGCGCATTGCCGTCGCCGCAGGCGATCGCCTCGCCATCGCTGACGCCGGACACGCCGCTCGCCGCGACCGTGCATCGCCTGCTCGACGATACCGATGCCGCGATTGCGCGGCAGACGCTATTGCAGGTCGCCTCGCTGCCCGATCGATCCGATGCCAGCGGCCATCGGATCGATCCGAGCGTGCCGCAGTGGAATTTTGAGATTCCGTTCGCGACCCAGCAGGGCACCGCGATGGCGCAGTTCGAGATCTCGCGCGACGGCGGCAACGAGCAAGCCGATCCCGCCAAGCGCGCCTGGCGCGCGCGCTTCACGCTCAATGTCGAGCCGAGCGGGCCTGTGCACGCGCTGATCACGCTCAACGGCGACAAGACCTTTGTGCGGATGTGGGCCGAGCGGCCGGCGACCGCGCAGCAGCTCCGCGCCGGGATCGGTGAGCTCAATCAGGCGCTGACGAGGGCCGAGCTCAAGCCCGGTGACATCATCGTGCGCGACGGCACGCCGCCGCAAGCACCGCCGGCCCGCGCCGGTCATTTCCTGGATCGCGCCACATGAGCGATCCATCAAAGCTTGCCATTGCGCTGCATTACGAGAAGGGCACCAACGCGCCCGTCGTCGTCGCCAAGGGCAAGGGTACGATCGGCGAAAAGATCGTCGAGATCGCCAAGGCCAACGACATCCCGATCGAGGAGAACGAGATTCTGGCCGGCGCGCTCTCCAAGGTCGAGCTCGGCGAGGAGATTCCGCCTGATCTCTACAAGGCCGTGGCCGAGGTCCTCGTCTTCGTGCTGCGGCTGTCGGGCCGGGCGCGGTAGCGCATCAAGCTGGCGCGCAAGGTTCGGCTCGACTAGCATCCTCCGACCAAGCACAAGAAAAGGTCGGGAGGACACTCATGACATCAACGCCGCTCTGGCTGTCGTCGCTCACGCTGGCCGCGGCCGGCGGCTGGTTCGCCGCGACGATGTTTGCAGCACCCGCCACCAGCAAGGAGCCGCGCTTTCCGCAGCTCACCATGGACCAGCTCGACGCCACGCAGAAGCCGCTCGGCGAGCAGATCATGAAGGTGTCGAGCGTCGGCATCGGCGGACCCTATAATCCCCTGATCCGCAGCCCGGTGCTCGGCCAGCGTCTGTTCGACCTCTGGCATTATCTGCGTTGGGAAACCTCGGTCCCGACCAAGCTCAACGAGTTCGCGATCATCATCATCGGCCGGCAATGGCGCTCGCAGGTGGAATGGTTCGCGCATGCGCCGCTGGCGGCGAAGGCCGGCCTGTCGACGGACATCATCGCCGAACTCAAGGCCAACAAGCGGCCGTCCAACATGGCCGAGGACGAGGCCATGGTCTACGACTTCGTCACCGAGCTCACCACCACGAAGAAGGTCTCCGACGAGACCTATGCGCGCGCCAAGAAAATCCTCAACGACCAGCAGATCGTCGACCTTACGTCGCTCACCGGCAATTACGTGATGGTGGCGATGCTGCTCGCGATGGCCGAGGAAACGGTGCCGCCGGACAAGCAGGAGCCGTTCAGGCCGGGTGAGCCGTAGGGCCCCATGCGAGATCCCGTAGCGAGATCTCGTAGGGTGGGCAAAGCGAAGCGTGCCCACGAATTGCGGATGACGGAGAGAGATCGTGGGCACGGCGCTGCGCGCCTTTGCCCACCCTACGGCACCGCCCGCTTGGCGGGCTCTCATCCCAGCTTGAACAGCGCCTGCAAGAACTCCACCACCGCTTTCCGCGACTCCGCCGCCGTCGTCGGATTGCCGCCGACATGCGGGTTGAGCTCGACGCAAGGGTCCTTGTAGGTGAAGGGCGCATTCGTATCGCCGTTCATCAGCACGCCGCCGTCACCTTCCTTGATATGGCAATTGCGCACGGTCTGCGCGTTGGCGGACACCGCGACCGTATTGACGCCGAGCAGGCCGCTGTCAAAACCATGGGCGCTGTCGGGGTATTCGGTCAGCACCACGTCGCGCCCGGCGGCCTTGAGCCGTTCGACGAAGGCCTTGCAGCTCTTCACGGGATTGTAGTCATCCGGCGTGCCGTGGAAGATGCGGATCGGGCGCGCCTCGACCTCGGTGTCGGTCTGATACGTCGTCGAGCAATCCGGATAGAACGGAATGTAGGCGGCGAACTGCACGCCGGATTTGTTCCAGAGCTTGTTGAAGCGATCGAGGCTGGCATAGAGCGTCGCCTGGCCGCCGCGCGAAAATCCCATCAGCACGATGCGGTCAGGATCGACGCGGGGATGCTTCGCCAGAATCTCCAGCGAGTGGTAGATGTCGATGATCAAATTGAGCCGGCCGAGCAGGGCCTGGTTCGGCCCGGTCACCGTCAGCCCGCGGCCAGTAAAGCCGTCGATCACGAAGGTCGAGATGCCCATGGCGTTGAATTCGTGCACCCAGGCTTCCGTGGTGGCGCCGACGCCGCTCGAGCCGTGCATCAGCACCACGACCGGCATCTTGCCCGACCCTTGCGCGACGCGGAATTCGCCGGCCACCGTGACGGGCTTGCCGGCCGCGGCGTCGCCGCTGAGGAATTGCTGGTCGGAAAGGGTGAGCGACGGGATCGGGAAGATCTCGGTCCGCGCCGGGGCATCCTTGGGAAGCGATTGAGCACCGGCAAGCGCGGTTGAAACGCAGAGCGCGACGAGCGTGGCAACGACGCGGAATGCCGTCGGCATCGGATCCTCCCTTATGATTTTTAGGAAGTAGATCAACCGGAATGCGCGCTGTCAATTTTCGCGCGGGCGCGTCACGCCTTGTCGGCGGGCTTCTTTGCGGTCAGCGCCTGGTCGATGGCGAAGCCGCCGATCTCGCTCATCGCCTGCGAGATCACGTCGCCCTTCAGCGCGAAACCGCTGGAGAGATAATCGAACTGGGTGCGCGCCAGCCGCAGCACCTCGATCGGCACCGAGATCACGGTCTCGTTGAAGGCGTCGACGGAGGCGCGCAGCGTGCCGAGCTCGGTGGTGAGCTTGCCGATGTGGCTTTCCGCATGCTGCATCAGGTCGAGCAGCTTGCCGCGCTCGCTGTCGAATGCGGTGCGTTCGGCGGCCGCAGCTGCCGTGACCTCGGCGAGTTGTGCCCGCAGCGCCGCGATCTGGCTGACCATGGCGTCGGAGGCGAGCTCGGTGGCCTCGCGCAGCTCCACCAGGCGCTTGTTCTCTTCCTGCTGCTGATGATAGAGCCGCTCGGCCGACATCGCCCGCTGCGCCAGCGACTCGATCAGGCTTGCCGCGCGCAGCAGCATCTCGCCGTTCCGCCCCGACACCATGCTGGCCATCCGCCGCAGGAAGTCGGTGGTCTCGGACGCACTGTTCGGAGGCAGGGGAACGACCTTGGCGGACATGAGATGATGCTTGCAGCCGGACGTGATGACCGCCGCCGTACCGACTGAGCTCACGCAACATTCGGCGCCTGATCGTAAGCCCGAGCAAGCCTGAATCGCCGCGCCGGGTCAACCGATCAGCACGGGCAAATCGCGCTCATCCCGCCGCGGGTGCCGCGCAGGTCAGGCGTTTTTCTGCCGGCCGATCCGCCCCAGATGGGTGAAGCCGAACCCTGCGGAATATTTCAGGCCGTAGCCCAGCGCCCGGTCGATGCCGATATGGGCAAGCCAGATCAGGGCGATGGACAGGGTGAGCGGCGAGGCGAGGCCGAAACCGAACGTCAACAGCGCCACCGGCGCCATGTAGCTGTGGGCGGCGTTGTAGACCAGCGCGCCGAATTTGGCGTCCGACAGATAGGCCAGGAAGCTCAGGTCGGGGACGAAGAAGAGCAGGGCGAACACCCACCAGGAGCCGCCCCAGGTCGCGTAGAGCATCACCATGCCTGCGAACAGGGTCAGGCCCTCCAGCCGCAGCATGATGTTGACGCCGCCGGTTGCAGCCCCGGTCTCGGCCGCTCTCTCGTCCATGGTCGCCTCCCAGGCAAAACTTTGTAATTCCTTGCGCTTTCACGCTGCGGCAAGGCAGCCCTGCGGCGCCGAAAGCCGCTTCCCGGTCTGCAAAATGCCGTGTTAGAACCCCCGGCAATCGCATTTAGGCTAAGAACTGGCGGGAGCAAATGAAGAATATCCTGGACGCCCTTGAAGACCGTCGTGCCGGCGCAAAGCTCGGCGGCGGCGAGAAGCGCATCGAGGCGCAGCACGCCCGCGGCAAGCTGACCGCCCGCGAGCGCATCGAGCTCCTGCTCGACAAGGGATCGTTCGAGGAGTTCGACATGTTCGTCGAGCACCGCTCCACCGAGTTCGGCATGGAGAAGAACAAGGTGCCCGGCGACGGCGTCGTCACCGGTTGGGGCACCGTCAACGGCCGCAAGACGTTCGTCTTCGCGAAAGACTTCACCGTGTTCGGCGGCTCGCTGTCCGAGACCCACGCGCTGAAGATCACCAAGTTGCAGGACATGGCGATGAAGGCGCGGGCGCCCATCATCGGCCTCTATGACGCGGGCGGCGCCCGCATCCAGGAAGGCGTCGCCGCGCTCGCCGGCTATTCCTATGTGTTCCGCCGCAACGTGCTCGCCTCGGGCGTGATCCCGCAGATCTCCGTCATCATGGGCCCCTGCGCCGGCGGCGACGTCTATTCGCCGGCGATGACCGACTTCATCTTCATGGTGAAGAACACCAGCTACATGTTCGTCACCGGCCCGGACGTCGTGAAGACGGTGACCAACGAGGTCGTCACCGCCGAAGAGCTCGGCGGCGCCTCGGTGCACGCCACGCGCTCCTCGATCGCGGACGGCGCCTTCGAGAACGACGTCGAGACGCTGTTGCAGATGCGTCGCCTGATCGACTTCCTGCCGTCCAACAACAGCGACGGCGTGCCGGAATGGCCGAGTTTCGACGACATCGGCCGGATCGACATGTCGCTCGATACGCTGATCCCGGACAATCCGAACAAGCCCTACGACATGAAGGAGCTGATCCTGAAGGTCGTGGACGAGGGCGATTTCTTCGAGATCGCCGATATGTTCGCCAAGAACATCGTCACCGGCTTCGGCCGCATCGCGGGCCGCACCGTCGGCTTCGTCGCCAACCAGCCGATGGTGCTGGCCGGCGTGCTCGACTCCGACGCCTCGCGCAAGGCCGCGCGCTTCGTCCGCTTCTGCGACGCCTTCAACATCCCGATCGTCACCTTCGTCGACGTGCCGGGCTTCCTGCCCGGAACCGCGCAGGAATACGGCGGCCTGATCAAGCACGGCGCAAAACTGCTGTTCGCCTATTCGCAGTGCACCGTGCCGCTCGTCACCATCATCACCCGCAAGGCCTATGGCGGCGCCTTCGACGTCATGGCGTCCAAGGAAATCGGCGCCGACATGAACTACGCCTGGCCGACCGCCCAGATCGCGGTGATGGGCGCCAAGGGCGCGGTCGAGATCATCTTCCGCAGCGATATCGGCGACCCCGACAAGATCGCCGCCCGCACCAAGGAATACGAAGACCGCTTCCTGTCGCCCTTCATCGCAGCCGAGCGCGGCTACATCGACGACGTCATCATGCCCCACTCGACCCGCAAGCGCATCGCAAGGGCGCTGGCGATGCTGAAGGACAAGAAGGTCGAGATGCCTGCGAAGAAGCACGACAATTTGCCGTTGTGAGAAGAAGCGTGGCCCGGATGGAGCGTAGCGAAATCCGGGTTATCTGCTGACTGTTGCTAGCGAGGTTTGTCGCGGCAGAAATCCAACGTGAACCTTGAGGACATCAAGTGGGCGACCTTCATCGAAGCGTCTTCCTGAAGGAGCTGAAAGATACCTTTCCGGATCTGAGAGCCGAAGTTAACGCGCAGCACGGCCTGTTGCATATGGAAATGCACGTGTTGGCTGACTTCGCGCGACGAGCCATCGCCGCGGGGGCCAAAAAAGACGCCGTGTCGTGCTTCAAGTTCGTCGAGAAATATTGCAGGGACGGGAACAATGAATTGCGGAATGCGGTCGGCGTTTCGTTTGTCGAGCACCTGAATCTGGGCGATGCGCAGTGGGCGTGGGACTTGTTGGGCCCGGTGCTAAAGAAAGAATATTTGCAGCTGGTCGATGCCGGCATGGCCAAGCCTTTGCCTTATCTTCGCTAGCGCAGCCGGTTGAAACGCAATGACCGAATCCGATCCGACCGACGAAATCTCCGACATCGAAGACCGGATCGAGCGCCTCGCCGAGATTGCCGAGCGATGCCGGAAGTACATCCTGGCGTCCAAGATCGCGATCGGCAGCGGCGCGGTGCTGCTCCTGGTCACCATCCTCGGACTGTTTGGACTCGGTCAGACCGCTGCGCTCGGTTCGATCGCGCTGGTGCTTGGCGGCATCGTTTCGCTGGGCTCGAACATCAGCACGTTACGGCAGACGGACGATGCGATCGGTGCTGCGGAGGCGCGGCGTTCGGCGTTGATCGGCAGGATCGATTTGCGCGTGGTTGCCGATACGCCGATGAAGCTGGTGTAGCGCGCTGCCTTACGCAGCAGTCTTGAGCGACAGAACCTGCATTTCCGCGCGGCATTCGGCGGCGAACGCCTGCAGTCGTTCGGCGGCTTGCTGGTCGAGGATCGCCTTCGCGAGACGCTCGGCGCGGGCTACTTGCTCTCTGAGATAATCGATGCGGGCCATGTGTCACCTTCCGCCGGGATAATTTGAGGCAAATTGCTTCGTTCCAGTGGCCGTGAGTGTATGGCAAACGGCGGGTTAATTGTGTGCGGTGGGTCACGCGGCGCAGGTGCGTAGGGCGGATTAGCGAAGCGTAATCCGCCGTCTTTTCGCTATGACGAAGGTGGCGGATTACGGCTTCGCCTAATCCGCCCTACGCGTGGGCACGCGCCTTATCTCCCGCGGCGAAATGCGCCATCTGGTCGTCCCGCGCCTTGGCGAACGCCGGACGGCCCGTCGCGCGCGCGACGTAGTTGCGGCAGGCGGGGCTGTCGGCGAGCCCGTCGAAACGTTCGACGATGCGCAGCACGTCCGCCATCAGGATGTCGGCGACGGAGAAGGATCCCGCCAGCCACTCGCGGTCGGCCAGCACGCTCTCCATGCGCTTGAGGCGAAGCGTGAGGAAGTCGTCGAAGAATTTCGATCCCGGCTCGCCCATGAACTTCAGCATCGTCCAGGGCAGGGTCGCCATCTCCACCGAATTGAGCGCGCCGAACACCCATTCCGTGGCTTCACTCCGGCGGCGCGGATCGGCCGGCAGCAGCTTCTCGCTGAGCCCGCCGAGATGCAGCAGGATTGCGCCGGTCTCGAAGATCGAGAGATCGCCATCGGTCAGCCATGGCGCCTGGCCGAACGGCTGGTGCGCCAGATGCGCAGGCCCGCGGTCGTCGAACGGCGTGCTGGCAACGCGATAGGGCAGGGCACCTTCCTCGAGCGCCCAGCGCACCCTGAGGTCGCGGACATAGCCGCGCGGCGGCGGGGGAACCCAGTCGTAGGTGATCAAGGTGAGGTCGGGCATGTGGCGTCTCCGTGCTGTCCTAGGCATAGGACGGATGGAGGCGCCGCGTTCCGACAACGGAGAGATGTTTTTCTCCACGGGCGGAACCCGTAGGGTGGGCAAAGCGGAGCGTGCCCACGACTTCTCCCGACGGCTAAAAGATCGTGGGCACGGCGCAAGTGCGCCTTTGCCACCCTACGGGGCGCCGTCCGCGCTATCGGCAGGCCGGGTAGCCGAAACGCTTGACGATGTCGCTTCCCGAAATCGAATGAAACGCGAAGGTGTCCATGAAATGGTTCTCAGTGACGTATTGGCGCAAGGCCGCGTTGTAGGTGCTGGCCATCTGTTGCGTGCGCGCGGGGCTGAGGATGCCCTTTTTCATGGAGCCGCCGGCGTGAAACAACAAGGTCGCGCCTGGCGTGACGCAGACATTGTGGATCGACAGGAACATGGTGCAGGCGGATTGGCAGTGGCTGTCGATGCGGAAGCGCTCGCCCGACGCGTTGTACTGCTGGATCACCGCGAGAAAGTGATCAAACTCGGCCGGAGTGGCCGCGCCGTAGCCCATGTGCAGCGACGATACGGAGCCGTCGGCGTAAGCCTGATGTCCCGCCAGCCAACAGAACATGCAAAGAAATCCAAGCGCTCGCGTCAATCGCTTCCATTTGTTCAAAGCGGTCTCCTCATGAGGTTGGTGGAAATTGATGTCGTGCGCGATGCGTCGTTATTGTCCAAGCTTCGCGAGCTTGCCTTGCTTGGCGGCTTCCACCGCGCGCTCGGCATCCTCCGGCAGCAATATCCGCTCCGCCACCTGCCGCGCCGCCTCCCGCTTCACCGCCGCCACATAGGCGCCGTCATCGGCGTAGCGCTCCGCAATCGACAGCCGGGGATCGCGCACCTCTTTCCGCGCGGCCTCGGTCGGTGCGAACGGCACGACCGCGCCCTGCAA
Encoded proteins:
- a CDS encoding EscU/YscU/HrcU family type III secretion system export apparatus switch protein, with the protein product MSDPSKLAIALHYEKGTNAPVVVAKGKGTIGEKIVEIAKANDIPIEENEILAGALSKVELGEEIPPDLYKAVAEVLVFVLRLSGRAR
- a CDS encoding carboxymuconolactone decarboxylase family protein → MTSTPLWLSSLTLAAAGGWFAATMFAAPATSKEPRFPQLTMDQLDATQKPLGEQIMKVSSVGIGGPYNPLIRSPVLGQRLFDLWHYLRWETSVPTKLNEFAIIIIGRQWRSQVEWFAHAPLAAKAGLSTDIIAELKANKRPSNMAEDEAMVYDFVTELTTTKKVSDETYARAKKILNDQQIVDLTSLTGNYVMVAMLLAMAEETVPPDKQEPFRPGEP
- a CDS encoding dienelactone hydrolase family protein; its protein translation is MPTAFRVVATLVALCVSTALAGAQSLPKDAPARTEIFPIPSLTLSDQQFLSGDAAAGKPVTVAGEFRVAQGSGKMPVVVLMHGSSGVGATTEAWVHEFNAMGISTFVIDGFTGRGLTVTGPNQALLGRLNLIIDIYHSLEILAKHPRVDPDRIVLMGFSRGGQATLYASLDRFNKLWNKSGVQFAAYIPFYPDCSTTYQTDTEVEARPIRIFHGTPDDYNPVKSCKAFVERLKAAGRDVVLTEYPDSAHGFDSGLLGVNTVAVSANAQTVRNCHIKEGDGGVLMNGDTNAPFTYKDPCVELNPHVGGNPTTAAESRKAVVEFLQALFKLG
- a CDS encoding DUF4260 domain-containing protein; translated protein: MDERAAETGAATGGVNIMLRLEGLTLFAGMVMLYATWGGSWWVFALLFFVPDLSFLAYLSDAKFGALVYNAAHSYMAPVALLTFGFGLASPLTLSIALIWLAHIGIDRALGYGLKYSAGFGFTHLGRIGRQKNA
- a CDS encoding acyl-CoA carboxylase subunit beta — translated: MKNILDALEDRRAGAKLGGGEKRIEAQHARGKLTARERIELLLDKGSFEEFDMFVEHRSTEFGMEKNKVPGDGVVTGWGTVNGRKTFVFAKDFTVFGGSLSETHALKITKLQDMAMKARAPIIGLYDAGGARIQEGVAALAGYSYVFRRNVLASGVIPQISVIMGPCAGGDVYSPAMTDFIFMVKNTSYMFVTGPDVVKTVTNEVVTAEELGGASVHATRSSIADGAFENDVETLLQMRRLIDFLPSNNSDGVPEWPSFDDIGRIDMSLDTLIPDNPNKPYDMKELILKVVDEGDFFEIADMFAKNIVTGFGRIAGRTVGFVANQPMVLAGVLDSDASRKAARFVRFCDAFNIPIVTFVDVPGFLPGTAQEYGGLIKHGAKLLFAYSQCTVPLVTIITRKAYGGAFDVMASKEIGADMNYAWPTAQIAVMGAKGAVEIIFRSDIGDPDKIAARTKEYEDRFLSPFIAAERGYIDDVIMPHSTRKRIARALAMLKDKKVEMPAKKHDNLPL
- a CDS encoding glutathione S-transferase family protein, whose translation is MPDLTLITYDWVPPPPRGYVRDLRVRWALEEGALPYRVASTPFDDRGPAHLAHQPFGQAPWLTDGDLSIFETGAILLHLGGLSEKLLPADPRRRSEATEWVFGALNSVEMATLPWTMLKFMGEPGSKFFDDFLTLRLKRMESVLADREWLAGSFSVADILMADVLRIVERFDGLADSPACRNYVARATGRPAFAKARDDQMAHFAAGDKARAHA